One Trichoderma asperellum chromosome 5, complete sequence genomic region harbors:
- a CDS encoding uncharacterized protein (EggNog:ENOG41) → MNTQVSFLEGTYTLIHIPLELYPTLLQPILRILLPQTQSLNFSRDSTEYELEGLTTDFQHGFLNISVTPIECSVVCHSSWAKNVFEPALNALPKPICKGVSISEDTFMILAVTSAGLDPGGRVMELSSPLAFAGIPIFFITTYYSDFILVPTKEKVKVVKALVTKGFELSENQSSFVNSSYAPRNSDSDLSQQPPGTPPPSNYDELQARTFDLLVKNNVKACVEADLELVQCSGRETSPLMNAYSTRPSMSRKSSTDYRRSWITHIDTKLYTCIVSALVSQPRFLSLTLAQDDPPSLLLDKTLLPIFDESLVGDTEGVLIPIFLDLRKLPAKSTGIVCGVAGRLAKGTDVSESSELSYLSTARAGTVILSREQSIRAMEILTPLLTK, encoded by the exons ATGAACACTCAAGTTTCGTTCCTT GAGGGGACTTACACGCTGATCCACATCCCTCTCGAACTCTATCCGACTCTCTTACAGCCTATCCTTCGCATTCTTCTCCCTCAGACACAGAGTCTCAACTTCTCTCGTGATTCAACAGAGTATGAGCTTGAGGGTCTCACGACAGATTTCCAACATGGCTTCCTCAACATTAGCGTCACTCCAATCGAGTGCTCCGTCGTCTGCCACAGCTCATGGGCCAAAAACGTCTTCGAGCCTGCACTCAATGCTCTCCCAAAACCTATTTGCAAAGGCGTCTCTATCTCTGAAGACACCTTCATGATCCTGGCAGTGACAAGCGCTGGTTTAGATCCCGGTGGCCGTGTTATGGAGCTTAGTTCACCCCTGGCCTTTGCGGGGattcccatcttcttcatcaccacgTATTATTCCGACTTCATCCTTGTTCctacaaaagaaaaggtgaAAGTTGTGAAAGCATTGGTGACCAAAGGTTTCGAGCTTTCAGAGAACCAGTCCAGTTTTGTCAACTCGTCATACGCTCCTAGAAATTCCGACAGCGATTTGTCTCAGCAGCCACCTGGCACCCCGCCACCTTCCAACTATGATGAGCTTCAAGCACGGACCTTTGATCTCCTTGTGAAGAACAATGTAAAGGCCTGTGTTGAGGCAGACCTCGAACTCGTCCAGTGCTCTGGCCGTGAAACGTCGCCGCTCATGAATGCTTATAGTACCCGGCCGTCCATGAGCCGGAAAAGCTCGACGGATTACCGTCGCTCTTGGATAACCCATATTGATACGAAGCTTTATACATGCATCGTATCTGCGCTCGTTTCACAGCCGAGATTTCTATCTCTCACTCTTGCGCAGGATGACCCACCGTCCCTGCTGCTTGATAAAACCTTGCTGCCCATTTTCGACGAATCACTAGTGGGCGACACTGAAGGCGTTTTAATACCAATCTTCCTCGACCTCAGAAAATTGCCTGCAAAGTCTACCGGTATAGTATGTGGTGTTGCTGGGCGACTTGCCAAAGGCACTGATGTTAGTGAGAGCTCCGAGCTTTCCTATCTCTCCACTGCTCGCGCCGGCACCGTTATCTTGTCGAGAGAGCAATCGATCCGAGCAATGGAGATTTTGACTCCATTACTTACGAAATAA
- a CDS encoding uncharacterized protein (TransMembrane:1 (o535-553i)~EggNog:ENOG41), translated as MIPSRPLPCSEEFSTPQEYTEALLEFVQNTEIFQIFCGGVHILDFFTSDPGIFHSALPEEWKKFLLSYDTMKLLDLFLRDDLDNLSFEEGQEPPESLIDYARALRRFSLRREFAPRQQKLPVLPRSVSVGMKPKKIHEVVNFADYVDTLSEDISKHTGTEISHFVDFGSGQNYLGRALASEPYNRHVVAVEGRDHNVTAAKVYDLTSKLAIRPKMMRNKKMWVKAQETLTPEQQKNQDAIRAAVQEVEGAGNFEFQPMNIQEAEYVAEEGKGGVQYISGRLDSGDLSEVIESIEPKKVEGESGKDLNLMAVSIHSCGNLSHFGIRSLIMNPDIRAVAIVGCCYNLMTEKLGPPTYKQAYLRPSLQALNGRIVRESEKRDPQGFPMSQKFSSYEESGIRLNITARMMACQAPQNWTRVESDGFFTRHFFRAVLQRIFLDRGVVSRVWHDSNGQDDNKDREATPFNMSTNPVVIGSLRKSCYASFKAYVRGAVEKLTTSTEYKQYAEVMNEKMAGITDEEIEKYEAQYLPRKKEVCVIWSLMALSAAVVESLIVADRWTFLKEHKDVVKDAWVETVFDYGESPRNLVVVGIKKDGVQS; from the coding sequence ATGATACCCTCCCGGCCGCTACCATGCAGCGAGGAGTTCTCTACTCCGCAAGAGTATACCGAAGCTCTTTTGGAATTCGTGCAGAACACAGAAATATTCCAGATTTTCTGCGGAGGCGTCCACATCCTCGATTTTTTCACCTCAGATCCGGGCATTTTTCACTCAGCCCTGCCAGAAGAATGGAAAAAATTTCTGTTATCCTACGACACGATGAAGCTGCTTGATCTCTTCCTGAGAGACGATTTGGATAATCTTAGCTTTGAGGAGGGCCAGGAACCGCCAGAGAGTCTGATCGATTATGCCAGAGCGCTGAGGAGATTCTCTCTGAGGAGAGAATTTGCGCCGCGGCAGCAGAAGCTACCTGTTCTGCCAAGATCTGTGTCCGTGGGGATGAAGCCCAAAAAGATCCACGAAGTTGTCAATTTCGCAGACTATGTGGACACCCTCTCGGAAGACATTTCAAAGCACACTGGGACCGAGATATCCCACTTTGTTGACTTTGGCAGCGGCCAGAATTATCTCGGCAGAGCACTGGCCAGCGAGCCCTACAACAGGCATGTTGTGGCTGTGGAAGGCAGAGATCACAATGTTACGGCGGCCAAGGTATATGATCTGACGTCTAAGCTGGCGATTCGACcaaagatgatgaggaaTAAGAAGATGTGGGTGAAAGCTCAGGAAACTCTCACTCcggagcagcagaagaaccAAGACGCTATACGAGCCGCTGTGCAAGAGGTCGAGGGGGCGGGCAATTTTGAATTCCAGCCAATGAACATTCAAGAGGCCGAATACGTGGCTGAGGAAGGCAAAGGAGGTGTTCAATACATCTCAGGAAGGCTTGATAGTGGAGATCTCTCAGAGGTCATAGAGAGTATTGAACCTAAAAAGGTTGAGGGCGAGTCTGGAAAGGACCTCAATCTGATGGCCGTCTCTATCCACTCTTGCGGCAACTTGTCTCACTTTGGAATTCGATCCCTCATCATGAATCCGGACATACGAGCCGTTGCAATTGTCGGCTGCTGCTACAATCTGATGACCGAGAAACTAGGACCCCCGACCTACAAGCAGGCTTATCTGCGACCAAGCCTTCAAGCTCTCAACGGAAGGATTGTCCGCGAGTCCGAAAAGAGAGATCCTCAGGGTTTCCCCATGAGCCAAAAGTTCTCGTCCTATGAAGAGAGCGGCATCCGCCTCAACATCACAGCCCGTATGATGGCCTGCCAAGCACCACAGAACTGGACTCGAGTCGAGAGCGACGGCTTCTTCACCCGGCACTTCTTCCGGGCTGTCTTGCAACGCATATTCCTAGACCGCGGCGTCGTGAGCCGCGTGTGGCACGACAGCAACGGCCAGGATGACAACAAGGATAGAGAGGCAACCCCTTTCAACATGAGCACCAACCCCGTGGTCATCGGGTCGCTCCGCAAGAGCTGCTACGCATCATTCAAGGCCTACGTGCGGGGAGCGGTGGAGAAGCTGACGACGAGCACCGAGTACAAGCAGTATGCTGAAGTGATGAATGAAAAGATGGCGGGCATCACGgacgaggagattgagaagtACGAGGCCCAGTACTTGCCGCGCAAGAAGGAGGTCTGCGTCATTTGGTCGTTGATGGCGCTGAGCGCGGCGGTAGTGGAATCGCTCATCGTGGCGGATCGGTGGACGTTCCTAAAAGAGCATAAAGACGTTGTCAAGGATGCATGGGTGGAGACGGTGTTTGACTATGGCGAGAGCCCACGGAATCTTGTCGTTGTTGGGATTAAGAAGGATGGCGTTCAATCATAG
- a CDS encoding uncharacterized protein (SECRETED:SignalP(1-21)), producing MRPSSTLTLLTLGSVAQGAVSLEDTSLPPRDFEDYKRAIEARSLVDDIWNDIKNAATCTACQGILVLLMGVAEFGNSAFVDIGTGLCELAKVEDKDVCAGVIALEGPIIANSLRNMDLGSESAKLFCGSFLGLCAEPAVPQWNVPFPSPKPSTGRPAPSGKTPLKVVQYSDIHVDPLYVSGSSTNCTKPICCRPYTAADSPGSSTSPAGPNGDHNCDSPVSLETSLYKAIQELVPDAAFTIFTGDIVDHAVWNTSDAYNEQSITHAYTSMSQYLGLVYGTAGNHEASPVNAFPVASISNSSQWVYDLLSDEWTRWVGASAKADIVNFGAYSTKYPNGNLRVISLNTNFYYRMNFWLYQKTIEQDPDGQIKWLVNELDAAEKAGERVYIIGHMPPGVGDAFHAGSNYIDQVVNRYSSTIAAMFFGHTHVDHFEISYSNYSSQDAAHAIMTSYICPSLTPTSGMPSFRVYDVDPDTFAVLDSTTYIADMTNAAFQTTGPVWTKYYSAKEAYGSKLNPPVTDPAAELTPAFWHNVTALFQSDPDAFNQYIAYKSRGWNVSPCTGDCETAELCQLRAGRSENNCITIAPGLHFEKRSDVVDEQEHAVNSDACGLSAGMKTLNSLATRKDLLQELADRYNALKGNAA from the exons ATGCGTCCCAGTTCGACGCTTACACTATTGACCCTGGGCTCGGTTGCCCAGGGCGCAGTTTCTCTTGAAGACACCAGCCTTCCTCCTCGTGATTTCGAGGATTACAAGAGGGCAATCGAGGCAAGAAGCTTAGTAGATGATATTTGGAACGACATCAAGAATGCCGCTACCTGCACTGCTTGCCAG GGCATTCTTGTTCTCCTCATGGGTGTTGCTGAGTTTGGAAACAGCGCATTTGTCGATATCGGTACAGGCCTGTGCGAACTTGCCAAG GTAGAAGATAAGGATGTTTGTGCTGGCGTCATTGCACTCGAGGGACCCATCATCGCAAATTCCCTTCGAAACATGGATCTCGGCTCAGAATCAGCAAAGCTCTTCTGTGGATCGTTCCTCGGACTCTGCGCTGAGCCGGCTGTTCCCCAATGGAAtgttccttttccctctccaAAACCGTCTACCGGCCGCCCTGCGCCGAGTGGGAAGACGCCTCTCAAGGTGGTTCAATACTCGGATATCCATGTTGACCCTCTTTATGTGTCAGGCTCAAGTACAAATTGCACGAAGCCTATTTGCTGCAG ACCTTATACAGCCGCCGACTCGCCCGGCTCATCGACATCGCCTGCAGGGCCAAATGGAGACCACAACTGTGATTCCCCCGTGAGCTTGGAGACGAGCTTGTACAAAGCTATCCAAGAACTTGTGCCGGATGCGGCTTTTACGATCTTCACTGGCGATATCGTTGACCATGCAGTCTGGAACACTTCAGACGCCTATAACGAACAGTCGA TTACCCACGCTTATACATCCATGAGCCAGTATCTTGGCCTCGTTTATGGCACTGCGGGCAATCATGAAGCCAGCCCCGTCAACGCCTTCCCTGTCGCGTCTATCAGCAACTCGTCTCAATGGGTATACGATCTTCTGTCCGATGAATGGACTCGCTGGGTTGGAGCTTCAGCGAAGGCTGATATTGTAAACTTTGGTGCTTATTCCACGAAATATCCCAACGGCAACCTGAGAGTTATTTCTCTAAACACAAACTTCTACTATCGTATGAACTTTTGGCTATACCAGAAGACGATTGAACAAGACCCTGATGGGCAGATCAAGTGGCTTGTTAACGAGCTCGATGCCGCAGAGAAAGCAGGAGAGAGAGTCTATATCATCGGACACATGCCCCCTGGCGTGGGCGATGCATTCCACGCAGGATCAAACTACATCGACCAGGTCGTGAACCGCTACTCGTCGACCATCGCGGCCATGTTCTTCGGCCATACACACGTCGACCACTTTGAGATCAGCTACTCAAACTACAGCAGCCAGGATGCTGCACATGCCATCATGACGTCCTACATCTGTCCCTCGCTAACACCTACCTCGGGCATGCCCTCGTTCCGCGTCTACGACGTCGACCCAGATACCTTTGCTGTCCTGGATTCAACGACGTACATTGCCGATATGACCAACGCCGCTTTCCAGACGACGGGTCCAGTGTGGACAAAATACTACTCCGCCAAGGAAGCATACGGCTCCAAGCTCAACCCTCCCGTGACCGATCCGGCCGCCGAGCTGACGCCCGCGTTCTGGCACAACGTAACGGCGCTGTTCCAGTCAGACCCAGACGCCTTTAACCAATACATTGCGTACAAGAGCCGTGGTTGGAACGTATCTCCGTGCACTGGCGATTGTGAGACAGCAGAGCTCTGCCAACTGCGGGCTGGTCGAAGCGAGAACAACTGCATAACAATTGCGCCCGGGCTTCACTTCGAAAAGAGGTCTGACGTGGTGGATGAGCAAGAACACGCTGTAAATAGCGACGCATGTGGCCTGTCGGCGGGGATGAAGACGCTGAACTCATTGGCAACGAGGAAGGATTTGCTGCAAGAGTTGGCGGATAGATATAATGCGCTGAAGGGAAATGCTGCGTAA
- a CDS encoding uncharacterized protein (EggNog:ENOG41~BUSCO:EOG092D06WH) produces the protein MIQPFLRARPLAHFATLWALRQPQPLITTSLKTFTTTRVLDGKAGRSRARAKRRQSSLRTKSRKDSSENKPKSKKPTKEKQPSSAEPGKFALSHENGAQKDKGESHNAVIPPSAGLWTSLKSRLQASNSPSSSRRRLENADEGIEHERQNENDVIARYAEEPAAPEDLPPEKTSLAKKLGKGRRAKSKSNLDVKTIKPQHLKLCPVEEDALLPVPQLSHNLDRVLFNPGVYHMQDDRSRVFNFDPYLASIMPVKEFDFDALRSYVTSSKDAKLRQLSAAHGMKYCGSTSSMTSILSHFHYLLSAWRKPNFSYLSRSLEPESYNFTAISRGPAAAFAHFNDGVYAFDSDKEYDTENILSLLGKSMEKLLTLPKEEFEKYRRSRSHQLTEEERNAEDAFHYTTLGDFMMRSQLDAYDPRLPGSGMFDLKTRAVVAVRMDVRGYEKGAGYEIQKRFGQWESFEREYYDMIRTVFLKYSLQVRMGRMDGIFVAYHNTQRIFGFQYISLDEMDVALHGTNDRRVGDQEFKISVTLLNELMDRATKRFPGRTLRLHVETRPTKVPLTYFFAEPVTDEEMTETQEAGKSTVEELERAINKAEAEEGSEETGEIAKTESQPSNEETKQLSDDLPYQDAQNEAAWNDMMIKVEETVEDDSLGIGSVREAVQEALEQSGILKDKTELEIEQYLDAMVASLTAHSSKIKELRDRSDEPGDVEPRRNRDSEDDLGANEASVEDRHSNSESNIDASDSEIQKASLTDLILKATVGVDNKAQNLKTFQRMFADLTAKTKQDDTELGEDGQMTLGKEETSNEDELIEEEEEGGESEAMDNTESPGRPQRELLGMYVTIRNQVNGEHVERPTNVRKEDDFDWSVQYNITELPDQRARTIYNKLKQRRKKVLAPQPSDNWDWYKMFQGKLPALSKKGEIFREMRTQQEADSPMHVAWERTAVSRDTFQPPKE, from the coding sequence ATGATTCAGCCATTTCTACGTGCCAGACCACTGGCCCATTTTGCTACACTCTGGGCCCTCCGCCAACCACAGCCTCTAATTACGACCAGTTTGAAAACTTTCACTACTACCCGAGTGTTAGACGGCAAGGCAGGACGAAGTAGAGCCAGAGCAAAGCGCCGGCAGAGCTCTTTGAGAACCAAGTCGCGGAAAGACTCTTCAGAGAACAAAccaaaaagtaaaaaaccgacgaaggagaagcagccCAGCTCTGCAGAACCTGGAAAGTTCGCTTTGAGTCATGAGAATGGAGCCCAGAAAGATAAAGGAGAATCCCATAATGCAGTAATACCGCCATCTGCCGGATTATGGACGTCATTAAAATCCCGTCTTCAAGCCTCAAACTCACCTTcaagttcaagaagaagactggAAAATGCAGATGAAGGAATAGAGCATGAACGACAAAATGAGAATGATGTGATAGCTCGTTACGCTGAGGAACCAGCTGCGCCGGAAGATTTACCTCCTGAGAAGACCTCCCTGGCTAAGAAACTGGGAAAGGGAAGACGGGCGAAAAGCAAATCGAACCTGGATGTTAAGACCATAAAGCCCCAGCATCTGAAGCTGTGCCCAGTTGAAGAGGACGCCTTGCTACCAGTGCCGCAACTCTCTCATAACCTTGACCGAGTATTATTCAACCCAGGAGTTTATCACATGCAAGATGATCGATCTCGTGTTTTCAATTTTGATCCTTATCTGGCTTCCATCATGCCGGTGAAAGAGTTTGACTTCGATGCGCTTAGGAGTTACGTTACCTCGTCCAAAGATGCAAAGTTGAGGCAACTCAGTGCTGCACACGGCATGAAATACTGCGGCTCAACATCGAGCATGACTTCGATCTTGTCTCATTTTCACTATCTCCTCTCAGCTTGGAGAAAACCTAATTTTTCGTATTTATCGCGATCATTAGAGCCGGAATCTTACAATTTTACAGCCATAAGCCGTGGCCCTGCCGCCGCTTTTGCACACTTCAATGATGGAGTCTATGCATTTGACTCCGACAAAGAATATGACACCGAAAACATCCTCAGTTTGCTTGGTAAATCAATGGAAAAGCTTCTTACGTTGCCAAAAGAAGAATTCGAAAAGTATAGGAGATCGCGGTCTCATCAGCtgacagaggaagagagaaacgcaGAGGATGCATTCCACTACACTACTTTGGGAGACTTCATGATGCGATCACAATTAGATGCTTACGACCCTAGGCTTCCTGGCTCCGGTATGTTCGACCTGAAAACGCGAGCAGTTGTTGCCGTCAGAATGGACGTCCGAGGATACGAGAAAGGTGCAGGCTATGAAATCCAGAAACGATTTGGCCAGTGGGAGTCTTTTGAGCGTGAGTACTACGATATGATCAGAACTGTGTTTTTGAAATACTCTTTACAAGTGCGAATGGGCCGCATGGATGGTATCTTCGTCGCTTATCACAACACACAGCGAATTTTTGGTTTCCAGTACATCAGCTTGGATGAAATGGATGTGGCTCTTCATGGGACTAATGATCGCCGAGTGGGCGACCAAGAATTCAAAATTAGCGTCACACTTTTGAATGAGCTTATGGACAGAGCCACCAAACGTTTCCCTGGACGAACTCTTCGTTTGCATGTAGAGACTCGCCCAACAAAGGTGCCTCTTACATACTTCTTTGCTGAGCCGGTGACGGATGAAGAAATGACGGAAAcgcaagaagctggcaaaTCAACCGTTGAGGAATTGGAACGTGCCATCAACAAAGCAGAGGCCGAAGAAGGATCCGAAGAAACGGGAGAGATCGCGAAGACCGAATCACAGCCGTCCAATGAGGAGACGAAGCAGCTTTCTGACGATCTTCCTTACCAAGATGCACAGAACGAAGCTGCCTGGAATGATATGATGATCAAGGTTGAAGAAACAGTGGAAGATGATTCTCTGGGAATAGGATCAGTTAGGGAAGCTGTTCAGGAAGCCCTCGAGCAAAGCGGAATTCTTAAAGACAAGACTGAACTTGAAATCGAGCAATACTTGGATGCTATGGTGGCATCTCTGACGGCACACTCTTCCAAGATTAAGGAACTGCGGGATAGATCCGACGAGCCAGGAGATGTAGAGCCACGTCGCAACCGTGACTCAGAAGATGATCTAGGTGCTAATGAGGCATCAGTCGAAGATCGACATAGCAATTCAGAGTCCAACATTGATGCATCCGACTCAGAGATACAGAAGGCTTCCTTGACAGATTTGATCCTGAAAGCAACAGTCGGCGTTGACAACAAGGCGCAAAATCTAAAGACGTTTCAACGAATGTTTGCCGATTTAACCGCAAAGACTAAACAAGATGATACTGAACTTGGAGAGGATGGACAAATGACATTAGGTAAAGAGGAAACTTCGAATGAAGATGAGCTtatcgaagaagaagaagaggggggCGAAAGTGAAGCTATGGATAATACGGAAAGCCCTGGACGACCACAACGTGAACTATTGGGCATGTACGTCACTATTCGCAATCAAGTGAATGGCGAACACGTTGAGCGACCAACAAACGtcagaaaagaagacgatTTCGACTGGTCGGTTCAATATAACATTACTGAACTACCCGATCAAAGGGCACGCACCATCTACAATAAACTCAAGCAGCGCCGGAAGAAGGTACTTGCGCCACAGCCCTCGGATAACTGGGACTGGTACAAAATGTTTCAAGGAAAACTACCGGCACTGTCCAAGAAGGGCGAGATATTTAGAGAAATGCGTACCCAGCAGGAAGCGGATAGTCCGATGCATGTTGCATGGGAACGAACAGCTGTATCTCGCGACACCTTTCAACCACCAAAGGAGTGA
- the VMA1 gene encoding H(+)-transporting V1 sector ATPase subunit A, with product MLGLRPKLKARPSLLDLIREGGSTKGDSDSDDSSDSDSDYGSASAPGLLSLVDGAAGAAAAGNTTGSARAAAIASGASFVATSGPKARAGGTAPGAASATSSPPPAPSPGAPATIELPLLLRNSPPPSPSPSPSLPSQSSSVSADRESDDAPPLQSLKMPSKTTESDGDAIHYGKIYSISGPVIVAEDMIGVAMYELVKVGHDNLVGEVIRISGDQATIQVYEETAGVKVGDPVARTGKPLSVELGPGLLNSIYDGIQRPLESISKISKSIYIPRGVAVPALDREKKWEFTPQLKVGDHISGGDVWGTVFENSFLAVHKILFSPRARGVITKIAPKGEYTVVEKILEVEFDGKKTEYPMMQSWPVRVPRPTSERLTADQPFVVGQRVLDALFPSVQGGTVAIPGAFGCGKTVISQSVSKFSNSDIIVYVGCGERGNEMAEVLKDFPELTIEVDGRKEPIMKRTCLIANTSNMPVAAREASIYTGITVAEYFRDQGLNVAMMADSSSRWAEALREISGRLGEMPADQGFPAYLGAKLASFYERAGRAKTLGSPERSGSVSIVGAVSPPGGDFSDPVTTSTLNIVQVFWGLDKKLAQRKHFPSINTSVSYSKYNTALDKWYEQNNPDFPRLRDRIKQLISDSDELDQVVQLVGKSALSDPDKITLDLAVLIKEDFLQQNGYSDYDQFCPLWKTEWMMKLMIGYYDEAQKAIAQGQSWAKVRESTSDLQAKLRQLKFEVPTEGEDVIVKKYEAIQQEMLDKFASVADE from the exons ATGCTGGGACTGCGGCCAAAGCTCAAGGCGCGGCCTTCTCTGCTAGACCTGATTCGCGAGGGCGGCAGCACCAAAGGCGACAGCGACAGCGACGACAGCAGCGACTCTGACAGCGATTACGGCAGCGCATCCGCCCCTGGCTTGCTGTCCCTGGTggatggtgctgctggcgctgcggctgctggcaatACTACTGGTAGTGcccgcgctgctgccatcgctTCGGGGGCCAGTTTTGTTGCTACTAGTGGCCCCAAAGCTCGAGCTGGTGGGACTGCTCCAGGCGCGGCCAGCGCTACATCATCGCCTCCACCGGCGCCGAGCCCTGGCGCTCCTGCAACCATcgagctgccgctgctgttgcgaAACTCTCcacctccatctccttctccatcgccatctctgccGTCTCAGTCGTCCTCTGTTTCCGCCGATCGAGAGTCCGACGacgctcctcctctccaatcGCTCAAGATGCCTTCT AAAACCACAGAATCGGATGGCGATGCCATTCACTATG GCAAGATTTACTCCATCTCAGG TCCCGTCATTGTCGCGGAAGACATGATTGGCGTTGCCATGTACGAATTG GTCAAAGTCGGCCACGACAACCTCGTCGGTGAGGTTATCCGAATTAGCGGCGACCAGGCCACTATCCAGGTCTACGAAGAAACCG CCGGTGTCAAGGTCGGTGACCCTGTTGCTCGGACAGGTAAGCCCTTGTCCGTCGAGCTGGGCCCCGGCTTGCTCAACAGCATCTACGACGGTATCCAGCGACCTCTAGAGtccatctccaagatctCAAAGTCCATCTATATCCCTCGCGGTGTTGCTGTTCCTGCTCTTGACCGAGAAAAGAAGTGGGAGTTCACTCCTCAGCTCAAGGTTGGCGATCACATTTCCGGTGGCGATGTTTGGGGTACCGTTTTCGAGAACTCTTTCCTGGCAGTTCACAAGATTCTGTTCTCTCCACGCGCTCGAGGTGTCATCACCAAGATTGCCCCCAAGGGCGAATACACTGTTGTCGAAAAGATTCTCGAGGTAGAGTTCGACGGCAAGAAGACGGAGTATCCCATGATGCAGAGCTGGCCCGTTCGAGTTCCCCGTCCCACGTCGGAGCGATTGACGGCTGACCAGCCGTTTGTTGTTGGACAACGAGTTCTTGATGCCCTCTTCCCCAGTGTCCAGGGCGGTACCGTTGCCATCCCCGGTGCTTTCGGCTGCGGCAAGACTGTCATTAGTCAGTCTGTGTCCAAGTTCTCCAACAGTGATATCATTGTCTACGTCGGATGTGGTGAGCGTGGAAACGAAATGGCTGAAGTCTTGAAAGATTTCCCCGAGCTTACCATTGAGGTTGATGGCCGCAAAGAGCCCATCATGAAGCGAACCTGTCTTATTGCCAACACCTCAAACATGCCCGTCGCCGCTCGTGAAGCTTCCATCTACACTGGTATCACCGTTGCCGAGTACTTCCGTGACCAAGGTCTCAATGTCGCCATGATGGCTGATTCCTCATCTCGATGGGCCGAGGCCCTGCGTGAAATTTCTGGTCGTTTGGGTGAAATGCCTGCTGATCAGGGTTTCCCTGCCTATCTTGGTGCTAAGCTCGCTTCCTTCTACGAGCGAGCTGGCCGAGCCAAGACTCTAGGATCCCCCGAACGCAGCGGCAGTGTCAGCATTGTCGGTGCCGTCAGCCCACCAGGTGGTGACTTTTCAGACCCTGTCACCACTTCTACCCTCAATATCGTCCAGGTCTTCTGGGGTTTGGACAAGAAGCTTGCTCAGCGAAAGCACTTCCCCTCGATCAACACCAGCGTCTCATACAGCAAGTACAACACGGCCTTGGACAAGTGGTACGAGCAGAACAACCCCGACTTCCCCAGGCTGCGGGACCGCATCAAGCAGCTTATTTCCGATTCGGACGAGTTGGATCAGGTTGTGCAGCTGGTCGGAAAGAGTGCTCTGTCTGACCCCGACAAAATCACTCTTGATCTCGCTGTTTTGATCAAGGAAGACTTCCTGCAGCAGAACGGTTACTCCGATTATGACCAGTTCTGCCCCCTCTGGAAGACAGAATGGATGATGAAGCTCATGATTGGTTACTACGACGAGGCACAAAAGGCCATTGCTCAGGGCCAGAGCTGGGCAAAGGTTCGCGAGTCAACAAGTGATCTGCAAGCTAAGCTGCGACAGCTGAAGTTCGAAGTCCCCACCGAAGGTGAAGATGTGATTGTCAAGAAG TACGAGGCTATCCAGCAGGAGATGCTGGACAAGTTCGCATCTGTGGCTGATGAGTAA
- a CDS encoding uncharacterized protein (EggNog:ENOG41~BUSCO:EOG092D3CGZ): MSEDLRDEVEALNSIYGDGCLTPSEDQNETSSATYVLQLPGDESSSLRLQFPASYPAEPPTVLGTQHSSGGRKGAGARDLGVFREALGTVFQPGSVCLFDAVEEFSRRIEEENEREELLRQQQHEKDDDDDDVEGEGQNADRGERTVDAANQVDFSAMTPPPWTLSEVVVENKSTFVAHVAKVTSPAEAKLFLQHLLWSDKRIRSATHNITAWRIRGAGGVSYNDCDDDGEDAAGGRLLHLLQLMEVWDAMVVVTRWYGGVKLGPRRFALINSVARDGLVRAGLGDSGGKEKERKKGK, from the coding sequence ATGTCCGAGGACCTCCGAGATGAGGTAGAGGCTCTCAATTCCATCTACGGCGATGGCTGTCTCACCCCCTCGGAAGATCAAAATGAGACCTCATCCGCAACATATGTCTTACAACTGCCAGGCGATGAATCTTCCTCACTAAGACTACAATTCCCAGCATCATATCCAGCTGAGCCACCCACCGTTTTAGGGACGCAGCACAGCTCCGGAGGCAGAAAAGGCGCTGGCGCAAGGGACCTGGGCGTGTTTAGAGAAGCCCTGGGGACGGTATTCCAGCCGGGCAGTGTTTGTCTGTTTGACGCCGTGGAAGAGTTTTCAAGAAGGATagaggaagaaaacgagCGGGAAGAACTACTacgacagcaacagcatgaaaaggacgacgacgacgacgacgttgAAGGAGAAGGCCAGAATGCGGATCGAGGCGAGAGGACAGTTGACGCCGCCAACCAAGTGGACTTCTCAGCCATGACGCCTCCACCATGGACGCTCTCCGAAGTCGTCGTGGAGAACAAGTCTACATTCGTAGCCCACGTCGCCAAAGTCACGTCCCCAGCCGAGGCGAAGCTCTTCCTGCAGCACCTCCTCTGGTCGGACAAGCGCATCCGCTCCGCGACGCACAACATCACGGCGTGGCGGATCCGCGGAGCGGGCGGCGTGAGCTACAACGACTgtgacgacgatggcgaggACGCGGCTGGCGGGAGGCTGCTCcacttgctgcagctgatgGAGGTTTGGGACGCCATGGTTGTGGTGACGAGGTGGTATGGCGGCGTGAAGCTGGGGCCGAGGAGGTTTGCGTTGATTAATAGCGTGGCGAGGGATGGGTTGGTGAGGGCGGGGTTGGGAGACTCGGGAgggaaggagaaggagaggaagaaggggaagtaA